A single region of the Longimicrobiaceae bacterium genome encodes:
- a CDS encoding DUF6073 family protein, whose translation MATRVHDFSDLVLRPEGAQEARAADGSPLPPSPKSVSELRVFRMAAGGLDRLNFATWDTIEVMGHGEDTVEFRGYYVIERENPTSADWSGASVNIFMRELNVSGTSAKFGRIRASTNEEMGQSGGQVRAGTAYAFADSPKLCAMLGYMQFELADAGITVFNKEPILLEHKITHIPPVGQGGGTREGVEYPLYRKDDPDGPPVAILKRVRTHIGAWLE comes from the coding sequence ATGGCAACCAGAGTGCACGACTTCTCGGACCTCGTCCTGCGTCCCGAGGGCGCGCAGGAGGCACGTGCGGCCGACGGGTCGCCTCTCCCCCCGAGCCCCAAGAGCGTGTCGGAGCTCCGCGTCTTCCGGATGGCGGCGGGAGGGCTGGACCGCCTGAACTTCGCCACCTGGGACACCATCGAGGTGATGGGCCACGGCGAGGACACCGTCGAGTTCCGCGGCTACTACGTGATCGAGCGCGAGAACCCCACCTCGGCCGACTGGAGCGGGGCCTCGGTGAACATCTTCATGCGCGAGCTGAACGTGTCGGGCACGAGCGCGAAGTTCGGCCGGATCCGCGCCAGCACCAACGAAGAGATGGGGCAGTCCGGCGGGCAGGTGCGGGCGGGCACGGCGTACGCCTTCGCGGACTCCCCCAAGCTGTGCGCCATGCTCGGCTACATGCAGTTCGAGCTGGCGGACGCCGGGATCACCGTGTTCAACAAGGAGCCGATCCTCCTGGAGCACAAGATCACCCACATCCCGCCCGTGGGGCAGGGCGGCGGGACGCGCGAGGGGGTGGAGTACCCGCTGTACCGCAAGGACGACCCGGACGGCCCGCCGGTCGCCATCCTCAAGCGCGTGCGGAC
- a CDS encoding SRPBCC family protein has protein sequence MSQNEPRSYDVQVDAPPEEVWRALTDPELTQQYYFNTRVESDWTRGSPVRYRNPEGGVDLEGEVLEFDPPRRLTTTFRPTWAPEVAGTPPSTVTWAVEPSGSGSRLTLTHKGFDWSSPGADSIHGAWQHTVSGLKSVVEGRSP, from the coding sequence ATGAGCCAGAACGAGCCGAGGTCCTACGACGTCCAGGTCGACGCTCCGCCGGAGGAGGTGTGGCGGGCCCTCACCGACCCCGAGCTGACCCAGCAGTACTACTTCAACACCCGGGTGGAGTCCGACTGGACCCGGGGCTCGCCCGTCCGCTACCGCAACCCGGAGGGCGGGGTGGACCTGGAGGGAGAGGTGCTGGAGTTCGACCCGCCGCGCCGGCTGACGACCACCTTCCGCCCCACCTGGGCCCCTGAGGTCGCCGGCACGCCTCCCTCCACCGTCACCTGGGCCGTCGAGCCCAGCGGGAGCGGGAGCCGGCTCACCCTCACGCACAAGGGGTTCGACTGGTCCAGCCCCGGCGCGGACAGCATCCACGGCGCCTGGCAGCACACCGTCTCCGGCCTGAAAAGCGTGGTGGAGGGCCGCTCGCCCTGA
- a CDS encoding AraC family transcriptional regulator, with product MSYEQRTTPFGPSGAAALAEREHPVGTGSRARTVRAHRETVQRVIRTMRQRFGEPLSLDDMARVAHSSPYHFSRVFRRVTGASPVQYLAAVRLEAAKRLLLTTPFSVASVCFEVGYNSVGTFTTLFTALVGVSPRRLRRMDEGALECVLRSLPDLVEGGITAPAARSAVQVRAPADFAGPVFVGLFREAIPRGRPAACAVLDGPGTAFLPPVPDGRYHLFAAGLARADGLVDAVVCAGALRASGGRVVASGGAIRVAALTLRPGEPTDPPLLPALPCLLEERLARGRAPVPA from the coding sequence GTGAGCTACGAGCAGAGAACGACCCCGTTCGGCCCGTCTGGCGCCGCCGCGCTGGCGGAGCGGGAGCACCCGGTGGGCACCGGCTCCCGGGCCAGGACCGTGCGCGCGCACCGGGAGACGGTCCAGCGGGTGATCCGGACCATGCGCCAGCGCTTCGGGGAGCCGCTCTCCCTGGACGACATGGCGCGCGTGGCGCACTCGAGCCCGTACCACTTCAGCCGCGTCTTCCGGCGGGTCACCGGGGCGTCCCCGGTGCAGTACCTGGCAGCCGTCCGGCTGGAGGCGGCGAAGCGGCTCCTCCTCACCACGCCCTTCTCCGTGGCCTCCGTCTGCTTCGAGGTCGGCTACAACAGCGTGGGTACCTTCACCACCCTGTTCACCGCCCTGGTGGGGGTGTCGCCGCGCCGGCTGCGGCGGATGGACGAGGGCGCCCTGGAGTGCGTCCTCCGCTCCCTCCCGGACCTCGTCGAGGGCGGCATTACCGCGCCCGCAGCCCGGAGCGCCGTCCAGGTGCGCGCGCCCGCCGACTTCGCGGGCCCGGTGTTCGTGGGGCTCTTCCGGGAAGCGATCCCCCGGGGCCGCCCCGCCGCCTGCGCCGTGCTGGACGGCCCCGGGACCGCCTTTCTCCCCCCCGTCCCCGACGGGCGCTACCACCTGTTCGCCGCGGGGCTCGCCCGGGCCGACGGCCTGGTGGACGCGGTCGTGTGCGCGGGAGCGCTCCGCGCGAGCGGGGGGCGCGTGGTGGCGAGCGGGGGAGCAATCCGGGTCGCGGCGCTCACCCTCCGTCCCGGGGAGCCCACCGACCCACCCCTCCTGCCGGCGCTCCCCTGCCTGCTGGAGGAGCGGCTGGCGCGCGGACGCGCCCCCGTCCCGGCGTAG